A genomic stretch from Candidatus Thiothrix anitrata includes:
- the sctQ gene encoding type III secretion system cytoplasmic ring protein SctQ, translated as MDTPQAHYQALSLPNQAVHTMRLTNLLLNKTAGYGVQLVDGKAFRFRMVTGDLQTQQLCPISLTLELGNTTAGLWLTEWPLQDRINQFVPDGMLQSLPENLAISVIENALAPLLAQATNGLDLKLGIQSMSAGSQSPLYSMPLGFEMQIAALPENTVLYQGVGLLLLDPQLYPHLQQRLSLWPSDINTDWEEHHTTLRMEISRSTLSMQEINQLEPEDLILLEETRFQQDGTVNLYLDSGYYCEANFTSPAKTALSINTGWIPMSDNEQKQSIEHISQIPVQLSFDLGQKTLSFNEVRQLRAGYVIELGMALPEIVQIRSQNRQIGTGELVEINGRIGVRILNLFNKKAKGS; from the coding sequence ATGGATACCCCTCAAGCACATTACCAAGCGTTGTCGCTACCCAATCAAGCGGTTCATACGATGCGCCTGACCAACTTGCTACTCAACAAAACAGCGGGTTATGGCGTGCAACTGGTAGATGGCAAAGCTTTCCGTTTCCGCATGGTTACGGGCGACCTTCAGACTCAACAACTTTGCCCTATTAGTTTGACACTGGAGCTAGGCAACACCACCGCTGGGCTTTGGCTCACCGAATGGCCGTTACAAGACCGCATTAATCAGTTTGTGCCTGATGGCATGTTGCAATCACTGCCAGAAAATCTCGCCATTAGCGTTATCGAAAATGCACTAGCACCGCTGCTAGCACAAGCGACAAATGGCTTAGACCTAAAACTCGGCATTCAGTCCATGTCTGCGGGCTCACAAAGCCCTCTGTATTCAATGCCACTTGGTTTTGAGATGCAAATTGCTGCGCTACCCGAAAACACCGTACTTTACCAAGGTGTTGGATTATTGTTACTTGACCCCCAGCTATACCCACACCTGCAACAACGCTTAAGTTTATGGCCTTCTGACATCAACACGGATTGGGAAGAGCATCACACCACACTACGCATGGAAATCAGCCGCAGCACCCTTTCCATGCAAGAAATCAATCAACTGGAGCCTGAAGACCTGATCCTGCTGGAAGAGACACGTTTTCAACAAGACGGCACGGTTAACCTATACCTAGATTCCGGCTACTACTGCGAAGCCAACTTCACCTCCCCTGCAAAAACCGCTTTAAGCATTAACACTGGATGGATTCCCATGAGCGATAACGAACAAAAACAAAGCATCGAACACATCAGTCAAATTCCGGTACAACTGTCTTTTGATCTAGGACAAAAAACATTGTCATTCAATGAAGTACGGCAATTACGTGCTGGTTATGTTATTGAGTTAGGCATGGCTCTACCAGAAATCGTACAAATTCGCTCCCAAAATCGTCAAATTGGCACGGGTGAGCTGGTCGAAATTAACGGCCGCATTGGGGTGCGCATCCTCAACCTTTTCAATAAAAAAGCCAAAGGCAGTTAA
- the sctS gene encoding type III secretion system export apparatus subunit SctS: MNETQIIHFTAQAMELVLYLSLPAILAATIAGLIVGLFQALTSIQEQTLPHAFKLIAIMFAIAATVRWLGPELLLFTQNAFDQIAQVRHR, from the coding sequence ATGAACGAAACACAAATCATTCACTTCACCGCTCAAGCAATGGAATTAGTCTTGTATTTATCGCTGCCAGCCATTCTGGCAGCAACGATAGCCGGACTCATTGTCGGATTATTTCAAGCACTAACCTCCATTCAGGAACAAACGCTACCCCATGCTTTCAAGTTGATTGCTATTATGTTTGCGATTGCAGCAACAGTACGCTGGCTCGGCCCTGAACTATTACTCTTCACGCAAAATGCCTTTGATCAAATTGCTCAAGTGCGGCATCGCTGA
- the sctT gene encoding type III secretion system export apparatus subunit SctT: protein METGLLQSWLMAWAFTAPRVLMVFAVLPILTEPVVPQTLRNGIILILSLYVLPLTHEQFLNIDINLVNIVMIVAKEALLGLMIGYVLSIPFWAVKATGFLIDMQRGVMSALFFSHTTGNMVSPLGNLFSLLLTTLLLTTGGFLILLETLFLSYQTWPMDQLIFATSPETATFFLKQLDLLLYTSLLLAGPFLGIMILIDISTGLVGRFLPQLNVFLIAMPIKSGITFLMLALYIGFLADYMKTSFFTIGQNLPGLAGLLR from the coding sequence ATGGAAACCGGATTACTACAATCTTGGCTAATGGCATGGGCGTTCACCGCCCCTCGTGTCTTAATGGTGTTCGCGGTTTTGCCCATTTTGACTGAACCGGTAGTACCACAAACCTTACGTAATGGCATCATCCTGATTCTATCACTGTACGTATTGCCATTAACTCATGAACAGTTTCTCAATATCGACATTAATCTTGTCAATATCGTGATGATTGTGGCAAAAGAAGCTTTATTGGGCCTCATGATTGGTTATGTATTAAGCATTCCATTTTGGGCAGTCAAAGCTACAGGATTCCTAATTGATATGCAGCGCGGCGTTATGAGCGCACTGTTTTTCTCACACACCACCGGCAATATGGTGTCTCCGTTAGGCAACTTATTTAGCTTACTACTCACCACCCTATTATTGACTACGGGTGGTTTTTTGATTCTATTGGAAACATTATTTCTCAGTTATCAGACATGGCCGATGGATCAATTAATATTTGCCACCAGCCCCGAAACGGCAACTTTCTTTCTAAAACAATTGGATTTATTACTCTACACCAGTCTACTTCTTGCCGGACCATTCCTTGGCATTATGATTTTAATTGACATCAGCACCGGTTTAGTAGGGCGTTTTTTACCACAACTCAACGTTTTTTTAATTGCTATGCCCATTAAAAGCGGCATTACCTTTTTAATGTTGGCATTGTACATCGGTTTTCTAGCTGATTATATGAAAACCAGCTTCTTCACCATAGGACAGAATTTGCCCGGACTAGCAGGGCTATTGCGATGA
- a CDS encoding NfeD family protein: protein MEQEKQDLSFAQRLQQTWQNFQQANLRAQAHYAVFRTAQHIKQQNSLLLYYKQRFLADWSTWLAIGVGLTGVLMLFNPKGVWQWQWLWIAGGTLLAPLFADIWLMLKRLFTEYPGKQLIGQVITLEDGITDGKGTIRLDSQVWQLAGSDCPKQTQARVIAINDRTLHVTPLNLTA from the coding sequence ATGGAACAAGAAAAGCAAGATTTGAGTTTTGCCCAACGTTTACAACAAACATGGCAAAATTTCCAACAGGCCAATCTGCGGGCACAGGCACACTACGCCGTGTTTCGCACGGCACAACACATTAAGCAGCAAAACAGCCTACTGCTTTACTATAAGCAACGTTTTCTTGCTGACTGGTCAACATGGCTTGCCATCGGAGTGGGGCTGACTGGCGTTTTGATGCTATTCAACCCAAAAGGTGTTTGGCAATGGCAATGGCTTTGGATCGCTGGTGGCACACTACTCGCGCCATTGTTTGCTGATATTTGGCTGATGTTAAAACGCTTATTTACCGAATACCCTGGTAAACAATTGATTGGGCAAGTCATTACCCTCGAAGATGGGATTACGGATGGTAAAGGCACTATTCGCCTTGACAGCCAGGTATGGCAATTAGCGGGATCGGACTGCCCGAAACAAACCCAAGCAAGGGTCATTGCCATCAATGACCGGACACTGCACGTCACCCCACTCAACCTCACGGCTTAA
- a CDS encoding EscU/YscU/HrcU family type III secretion system export apparatus switch protein, protein MSGDSSQEKTESASHRKLEKARERGQVARSTDLPSTLVLVASVFYLWFTWDWTIQQLREIMLLTPKLFIMDFHQALQAGIQTIIYEPLLIIALPLALIATLAGAAGNLIQFGFLFSFESVTPNFDKINPVNGFKRIFSAKQMITTLLSLIKTLVIGGITVWIVYTGIKELLHDVEQCDVACQQYIVEYLLRQLIIFVLPILIVMAVLDYLFQRSQFMKEQKMTKEEVKREMKESFGDPHIRGERDGMRRELAAQDIQQRIRTARLLILDMSVAIALQYEQGVTPLPVIVAIGKGTMSRKMVEIAVKENVTLVTNPVLAKALIEEGKVDSYIPDSTINAVAQAMRQTKDKPKH, encoded by the coding sequence ATGAGCGGGGATAGCTCTCAAGAAAAAACCGAATCAGCTTCGCATCGCAAACTGGAGAAAGCACGTGAACGTGGCCAAGTAGCACGCAGTACCGATCTGCCATCAACATTGGTGCTGGTGGCTAGCGTTTTTTACCTTTGGTTTACTTGGGACTGGACGATACAGCAATTACGAGAAATTATGTTGCTTACCCCCAAGTTATTCATTATGGATTTCCATCAAGCTCTCCAAGCAGGTATTCAAACCATTATTTATGAGCCTTTACTAATCATTGCTCTACCCTTGGCATTGATAGCAACATTAGCAGGTGCTGCGGGCAACCTAATCCAATTCGGCTTTCTCTTTTCCTTTGAGAGCGTTACCCCAAATTTTGACAAAATCAATCCAGTCAATGGATTCAAGCGTATATTTTCCGCCAAACAAATGATCACTACATTATTATCCCTTATCAAAACCCTAGTTATCGGCGGGATTACGGTGTGGATTGTCTACACTGGTATAAAGGAATTACTACACGATGTCGAGCAATGTGATGTTGCCTGCCAACAATACATTGTTGAATACCTATTACGCCAACTAATCATTTTTGTGTTACCCATTTTAATCGTCATGGCGGTATTGGATTATTTATTCCAACGTTCGCAATTCATGAAAGAGCAAAAAATGACCAAAGAAGAAGTTAAGCGTGAAATGAAGGAGTCGTTTGGGGATCCGCATATTCGCGGTGAACGTGACGGAATGCGCCGTGAACTCGCAGCACAGGACATTCAGCAACGAATTCGTACAGCTCGTCTTCTGATACTCGACATGAGCGTAGCAATTGCGCTGCAATACGAACAAGGCGTTACCCCACTGCCCGTCATTGTCGCTATTGGCAAGGGCACAATGTCACGAAAAATGGTTGAAATTGCGGTTAAGGAAAATGTCACTCTGGTGACTAATCCCGTGCTGGCAAAAGCCCTAATAGAGGAAGGCAAAGTAGATTCTTACATTCCTGACAGCACCATTAATGCAGTAGCGCAAGCTATGCGTCAGACGAAAGACAAACCGAAACACTAA
- the sctO gene encoding type III secretion system stalk subunit SctO, whose translation MDMDLAQLKKLRARRVEQCFIELQTQRKILDEWNSYQQKQEQQLLDFQKWRLNYQESLFDSLKHQTFNPQALLDYHLKLDQLQQEENNLRDALKQTYASLKAASMQVDIAQQDSSSANIKLEKLKEIMKVHDAKKPSEEPAQ comes from the coding sequence ATGGACATGGATCTAGCGCAACTCAAGAAACTTCGGGCACGCCGTGTTGAGCAATGCTTTATTGAACTACAAACGCAACGCAAAATCCTCGACGAATGGAACAGCTACCAACAAAAGCAGGAACAACAACTGCTTGATTTTCAAAAATGGCGTTTAAACTACCAAGAAAGCCTGTTTGACTCCCTCAAACACCAGACCTTTAACCCGCAAGCCTTACTCGACTACCACCTCAAACTGGATCAATTGCAACAGGAGGAAAACAACCTGCGCGATGCTTTAAAACAAACTTACGCATCCCTCAAGGCCGCCAGTATGCAAGTCGACATTGCCCAACAAGACTCCAGCAGTGCCAATATTAAACTGGAAAAACTCAAAGAAATCATGAAGGTTCACGACGCGAAAAAGCCATCCGAAGAGCCTGCTCAATAA
- the sctR gene encoding type III secretion system export apparatus subunit SctR has product MEGLPNPIILLAIVTLLGLAPFIAIMISSFVKLVIVMHLVRSALGLQQEPPNIAISGIAIILSVYIMAPVVMETYEIFNTHNINIEDIRNPLFIDAIQSSSDPLREFLTKHSTESERQFFVDTTQKIWPEKYAKEMTADNLLVLIPAFMVSELTNAFQIGFLLFLPFVIIDLIISNILISMGMIMVSPMVISLPFKLLLFVLADGWSRLIHGLILSY; this is encoded by the coding sequence ATGGAAGGCTTGCCTAATCCGATTATCCTATTAGCGATTGTCACGCTATTAGGGCTAGCACCATTCATCGCGATCATGATCAGTTCATTCGTGAAACTGGTGATCGTCATGCATCTAGTCCGCAGTGCACTAGGTTTACAACAAGAACCTCCCAACATTGCCATTAGTGGAATCGCCATTATTCTCTCAGTTTATATCATGGCTCCAGTCGTAATGGAGACCTATGAAATTTTTAATACACATAATATTAACATCGAGGACATACGAAACCCATTATTTATAGATGCCATACAATCCAGCAGCGACCCTTTGCGCGAATTTCTAACAAAACACTCCACCGAAAGTGAACGCCAATTTTTCGTTGATACCACGCAAAAAATCTGGCCCGAAAAATATGCCAAAGAAATGACTGCCGACAATCTATTGGTTTTAATTCCCGCATTTATGGTGAGCGAACTAACCAATGCTTTTCAAATTGGTTTTTTATTATTTCTACCTTTCGTAATCATTGATCTCATCATTTCCAACATCTTGATTTCAATGGGCATGATCATGGTGTCACCGATGGTTATCTCCCTACCATTTAAACTACTGCTATTTGTCTTAGCAGATGGTTGGTCACGACTTATCCACGGCCTAATTTTGAGTTACTGA
- the sctV gene encoding type III secretion system export apparatus subunit SctV, which produces MQSGQSHASFLESLTRRSDVVLTLLIVSIIAMMILPMPTILLDLLIGLNIGMSILLLMVAIYIPSPLAFAAFPSVLLITTLFRLSLGIASTRLILLEADAGKIIQTFGEFVVGGNLIVGLVVFLIITIVQFIVITKGSERIAEVSARFSLDAMPGKQMSIDSDMRAGVITLAEARHRRENLALESRLFGSMDGAMKFVKGDAIAGLIIILVNIIGGLSIGTLQNGMAMNDALQLYSILTIGDGLVAQIPALFIAITSGIIVSRVKVDDDSDLGTDIGKQLLAQPSALIAAAGIVAAMGLVPGFPTPVFFFLGALLGLTGFALRKVQNRMEFAASEVTTVMGQEVTATDASAAPEKNTLEDMHPLSPMLVELPPQARTLFSPETLSQRFTLLRREFYLDLGVPIPGISLRIATALAADSYRISIRNVPVAHGTLKTDRESTSNTELPSEITTATSVELSTSPATPPRETPDNLQTIQNHIAYLLRKHAAEFIGIQEIHTLYAKLEQAGYLELVREAQRATNSTKTADVLRRLLNEGVSVRDLRQILETLIEFGEVEKDTGMLTERVRMSLKRQISYSFTNGTGVLPVYMFAPETEKLLQNNLRQTPTGVFFALPPEVTQQFTNTLQELEAQHSGNAVRPVILTGLELRRHVRRHLETTFGHIPVLSVQELTASISLNPMGEIRLT; this is translated from the coding sequence ATGCAGTCCGGTCAATCACACGCTTCTTTTCTAGAATCACTGACTCGTCGTAGCGACGTGGTCTTGACGCTGTTAATCGTCTCGATCATTGCCATGATGATTTTACCCATGCCGACCATCCTGCTTGACTTGCTGATCGGTTTAAACATCGGTATGTCCATCTTATTACTGATGGTTGCGATTTATATTCCAAGTCCGTTAGCATTTGCTGCTTTTCCATCAGTTTTATTAATCACCACGTTATTCCGACTATCGTTAGGTATTGCCTCAACACGCTTAATTTTACTGGAGGCAGATGCCGGAAAAATCATCCAAACCTTTGGGGAGTTCGTAGTTGGTGGCAATTTAATCGTAGGTCTCGTTGTCTTTTTAATCATCACCATCGTGCAATTTATTGTTATAACCAAAGGCTCTGAACGGATTGCCGAGGTCAGTGCACGTTTCTCACTGGATGCAATGCCCGGCAAGCAAATGAGTATTGACAGCGACATGCGTGCTGGTGTGATTACCCTCGCTGAAGCGCGTCACCGCCGTGAAAACCTAGCACTCGAAAGCCGACTATTTGGCTCAATGGACGGTGCAATGAAATTTGTCAAAGGCGATGCCATTGCCGGATTGATCATTATTTTAGTAAACATTATTGGCGGATTGTCCATTGGCACTTTGCAAAACGGCATGGCAATGAACGATGCGCTACAACTCTACTCTATTCTCACCATCGGTGACGGTTTAGTCGCACAAATCCCAGCACTGTTTATTGCGATTACTTCCGGGATTATTGTGTCACGCGTCAAGGTCGACGATGACAGCGATTTAGGTACCGATATTGGCAAGCAATTATTGGCTCAGCCTAGTGCATTAATTGCCGCCGCAGGCATTGTGGCAGCCATGGGATTAGTTCCTGGCTTTCCAACCCCTGTGTTCTTTTTCTTAGGTGCATTACTAGGTCTTACCGGATTTGCCTTACGCAAAGTGCAAAACCGCATGGAGTTTGCCGCCAGCGAAGTTACCACGGTCATGGGACAGGAGGTCACCGCAACAGATGCCAGTGCCGCACCTGAAAAAAATACCCTAGAAGATATGCATCCGCTGTCACCCATGCTAGTGGAGTTACCACCTCAAGCACGAACCCTGTTTTCACCAGAAACATTAAGCCAACGTTTCACACTCTTACGTCGCGAGTTTTATCTGGATTTAGGTGTACCGATCCCCGGCATTAGCTTGCGTATTGCTACTGCGTTGGCGGCAGACTCCTATCGCATTTCAATCCGCAACGTACCTGTGGCGCACGGCACACTCAAAACCGACCGAGAAAGTACCAGCAATACCGAGTTACCCAGCGAAATAACAACCGCCACCAGTGTGGAATTAAGCACCAGCCCTGCAACACCACCACGTGAAACCCCGGATAACCTCCAAACGATTCAAAACCATATCGCCTATTTACTACGCAAGCACGCAGCAGAATTTATTGGGATTCAGGAAATCCATACCCTCTATGCCAAGCTAGAGCAGGCTGGCTATCTGGAATTGGTGCGTGAAGCTCAACGCGCCACCAATAGCACCAAAACCGCTGATGTATTGCGCCGTTTATTAAATGAGGGAGTTTCAGTACGCGATTTGCGGCAAATTTTAGAAACGCTAATCGAATTCGGTGAAGTCGAAAAAGATACCGGCATGTTAACTGAACGGGTACGAATGAGTTTGAAGAGGCAAATTTCCTACAGTTTCACCAATGGCACTGGGGTCTTGCCGGTATACATGTTTGCACCAGAAACCGAAAAACTATTACAAAATAATTTACGACAAACGCCAACCGGAGTATTTTTTGCTTTACCACCGGAAGTTACCCAGCAGTTCACTAACACCTTGCAGGAGCTTGAAGCACAGCATAGCGGCAATGCTGTACGCCCAGTCATTCTTACTGGATTAGAATTACGCCGCCATGTACGCCGCCACCTTGAAACCACTTTCGGTCACATTCCTGTGCTATCGGTACAAGAATTAACGGCAAGCATTTCACTCAATCCCATGGGCGAGATCCGGCTAACATGA
- a CDS encoding SctK family type III secretion system sorting platform protein gives MQVPNTFDIDDTLTRAVWRFNFRPDLYVHDSWLKAMPEGEVLQRLLSQRTVESGLAQYMLTRLGVAESVFFDFRSPLSQLALWGGDDIRLLVEHLGAALYRDLVRLVITREDITRLRHIVGEDLYAFMQQRAPLLTHRVGNPPVFPGGMSLKNRMTLAGLLCLRSAFRQFPDAFWLRLMFKLEREWYVQWKSHARFGKRWDAIDGECAVLVQKVAIEIKLGIGRDGKILFN, from the coding sequence ATGCAGGTTCCTAATACCTTTGATATTGATGACACGCTCACAAGGGCGGTGTGGCGGTTTAATTTCCGTCCTGATTTGTACGTGCATGATAGTTGGTTGAAAGCTATGCCCGAAGGTGAGGTGTTACAGCGTTTGTTATCCCAACGCACGGTAGAAAGCGGTTTAGCGCAATATATGCTGACTCGTTTGGGTGTGGCGGAGAGTGTTTTCTTCGATTTTCGCAGCCCTTTGTCACAATTGGCATTATGGGGTGGAGATGATATTCGGCTGTTAGTGGAGCACCTTGGTGCTGCCTTGTATCGTGACTTGGTGCGTTTGGTTATTACCCGTGAGGATATTACGCGTTTGCGGCATATAGTGGGTGAGGATTTATACGCTTTTATGCAGCAGCGTGCTCCGTTATTAACGCATAGGGTCGGTAATCCACCGGTATTTCCGGGAGGTATGTCCTTGAAAAATCGGATGACTTTGGCGGGGCTATTGTGCTTAAGGTCTGCTTTTAGGCAGTTTCCTGATGCGTTCTGGCTGCGATTGATGTTTAAGCTGGAGCGTGAGTGGTATGTGCAATGGAAGAGCCATGCCCGTTTTGGTAAACGTTGGGATGCAATTGATGGTGAGTGTGCTGTGTTGGTACAAAAAGTGGCTATTGAAATCAAACTAGGAATTGGGCGCGATGGAAAAATTCTTTTCAATTAA
- the sctN gene encoding type III secretion system ATPase SctN codes for MNGLTFNFRPLTLRLREVVEQCQPLVLHGRIMQVTGTVVRAIVPRVKLGELCLLVNPGDAREIPAEVIGFEQNIALLAPIGDMQGVSAHTQVITTGKVLDVPVGEALKGCVLDGIGRVQEGIGNPHPELSERYPIYANPPDPLSRQRVNRPLSLGIRSLDGLITCGIGQRIGVFAGAGVGKSSLLSMLITHAEVDVYVIALIGERGREVREFIEEALGKEGMAKTIMVVATSDRPAIERLKAAYVATAVAEYFRDQGKNVLLLMDSLTRFARAQREIGLAAGEAPARRGFPPSVFSELPKLVERAGNSANGSITAFYTVLVEGDDMSDPIADEVRSLLDGHIMLSRDLAAANHYPAIDVLASLSRIMPQLVSNEHRAAAAHIRNLLAKYKEIEFLLRVGEYKHGSDPLADEAIRKMDAIQHFLKQPPHEHTHFNDTVTHLIQLAG; via the coding sequence ATGAACGGACTAACTTTCAATTTTCGCCCATTAACCCTACGTTTACGTGAGGTGGTGGAACAATGCCAGCCACTCGTATTACACGGGCGTATTATGCAGGTCACTGGAACCGTGGTGCGGGCGATTGTACCGCGTGTCAAATTAGGTGAACTGTGTTTACTTGTTAATCCCGGCGACGCACGAGAAATTCCCGCTGAAGTGATTGGCTTTGAGCAAAATATTGCGTTACTAGCACCGATTGGAGATATGCAGGGCGTATCTGCCCATACCCAAGTTATCACCACGGGAAAAGTATTAGACGTACCTGTGGGAGAGGCATTGAAAGGCTGCGTTCTTGATGGTATCGGACGCGTACAAGAAGGTATTGGCAATCCACATCCTGAACTTTCCGAACGCTACCCTATTTACGCCAACCCACCTGACCCACTCTCCCGTCAACGGGTAAATCGTCCCCTCTCCTTAGGCATCCGCTCGCTGGATGGTCTAATCACCTGTGGTATCGGGCAACGCATCGGGGTATTTGCCGGAGCGGGCGTGGGGAAAAGCTCTCTGCTAAGCATGTTAATTACCCACGCTGAAGTCGATGTCTATGTCATTGCCTTGATTGGAGAACGTGGACGTGAAGTACGTGAATTTATCGAAGAAGCACTCGGCAAAGAAGGCATGGCAAAAACCATTATGGTGGTAGCAACCTCAGACCGACCAGCCATTGAACGCCTCAAAGCCGCCTATGTTGCCACCGCTGTCGCGGAGTATTTCCGCGACCAAGGCAAAAATGTCTTACTACTAATGGACTCCCTCACCCGTTTTGCACGCGCCCAACGTGAAATCGGGCTAGCGGCTGGTGAAGCACCCGCACGACGCGGCTTTCCGCCATCGGTCTTTTCTGAGTTACCCAAATTGGTAGAGCGTGCCGGTAACTCTGCAAACGGCTCCATTACTGCCTTTTATACCGTGCTGGTGGAAGGCGACGACATGAGTGACCCGATTGCTGATGAAGTACGCTCACTACTGGATGGGCATATCATGCTATCGCGTGATTTAGCCGCTGCCAACCATTATCCTGCGATTGACGTACTGGCAAGCTTAAGCCGGATTATGCCGCAATTAGTCTCAAACGAGCACCGCGCTGCTGCCGCACACATCCGCAATCTACTGGCAAAATACAAAGAAATTGAATTTCTGTTACGCGTCGGCGAATACAAACACGGCTCCGATCCCTTGGCAGACGAAGCCATTCGGAAGATGGATGCGATTCAACATTTTCTCAAACAGCCGCCTCACGAACACACCCATTTCAACGACACCGTAACGCACCTCATCCAATTGGCAGGATAA
- the sctL gene encoding type III secretion system stator protein SctL, whose amino-acid sequence MEKFFSIKPLGAQLQAGQRVLKAADYQQILTYEQHLQQLELRYRQREKVAAVALAKSIQRGLEEGQERANRQAAEQMVLFAGRVNDTLARIEDELVEVVTAAVRKVILGVDQEERVRNAVQAGLELVRGSHKLLVRVHPQQQAVVAAQLDAIQHRFTNLEVVGDQELKLDDCILESDLGIVNAGVGQQLLVIEQALRMAFSRREPS is encoded by the coding sequence ATGGAAAAATTCTTTTCAATTAAACCCCTTGGGGCGCAGTTGCAAGCGGGTCAGCGCGTATTAAAAGCGGCGGATTATCAGCAAATATTAACGTATGAGCAGCATTTGCAGCAGTTGGAATTGCGTTACCGGCAGCGTGAAAAAGTGGCTGCGGTTGCCTTAGCTAAGTCGATTCAACGCGGCCTGGAGGAAGGCCAGGAGCGAGCTAATCGACAAGCGGCAGAGCAGATGGTGTTGTTTGCAGGAAGGGTTAACGATACTTTGGCTCGCATTGAAGATGAGTTGGTGGAGGTGGTGACCGCTGCGGTGCGCAAGGTTATTCTTGGTGTTGATCAAGAAGAGCGGGTGCGTAATGCGGTACAGGCTGGGTTGGAATTGGTGCGTGGCAGCCACAAGCTGTTGGTGCGGGTACACCCTCAGCAGCAGGCAGTTGTTGCGGCACAGTTAGATGCTATTCAACACCGTTTTACTAATTTGGAGGTTGTTGGCGATCAAGAATTAAAGTTGGACGATTGTATTCTGGAATCGGATTTGGGCATTGTCAATGCTGGTGTCGGGCAGCAGTTATTGGTTATTGAGCAGGCTCTTCGGATGGCTTTTTCGCGTCGTGAACCTTCATGA